In Cellvibrio polysaccharolyticus, a genomic segment contains:
- a CDS encoding SPFH domain-containing protein has product MSFEFVALLAVFVVIFIFTAVKSVPQGHNWTVERFGKFTQLLTPGLHIIIPFVDAIGRKVIVMEQVLDITPQEVISADNAMVTADAVCFYQVLDAAKASYEVNNLAHAMQNLVMTNIRAVVGSMELDAMLSNRDVINTSLLMKVDEATSPWGVKVTRIEIRDITPPRDLIDAMANQMKAEREKRAQILRAEGEREAAIKVAEGEKRAQILKAEGLRESAFLEAEAREREAEAEARATELVSEAIAKGDPQAINYFVAQKYVDALGQIASANNSKVVLMPLEASSVIGAIGGISELIKAAKQN; this is encoded by the coding sequence ATGTCTTTTGAGTTTGTGGCCTTGCTGGCCGTATTCGTTGTTATTTTTATCTTTACCGCCGTGAAGAGCGTGCCGCAGGGACACAATTGGACGGTCGAGCGCTTCGGTAAATTTACCCAATTGTTAACCCCGGGTTTGCACATCATTATCCCCTTTGTCGATGCCATTGGCCGCAAGGTGATTGTGATGGAGCAGGTGCTGGATATTACCCCGCAAGAAGTGATCAGTGCGGATAACGCCATGGTGACGGCAGACGCTGTGTGCTTTTATCAGGTGCTGGATGCCGCCAAAGCCTCCTATGAAGTGAATAACCTCGCCCACGCCATGCAGAACCTGGTGATGACCAACATCCGTGCGGTGGTGGGTTCCATGGAGCTGGATGCTATGCTTTCCAATCGTGATGTGATCAATACCAGCCTGCTGATGAAGGTGGATGAAGCCACCTCACCCTGGGGTGTTAAAGTCACTCGTATCGAGATTCGTGACATCACGCCCCCCCGCGATCTGATTGATGCCATGGCTAACCAAATGAAGGCCGAGCGTGAAAAGCGCGCGCAAATTTTGCGGGCAGAAGGCGAGCGTGAAGCGGCCATTAAAGTTGCTGAGGGCGAAAAGCGCGCACAAATTCTCAAGGCTGAAGGTCTGCGGGAGTCAGCATTTCTCGAAGCAGAAGCGCGTGAGCGGGAGGCAGAAGCAGAAGCCCGTGCAACCGAGCTGGTCAGTGAGGCGATTGCCAAAGGCGACCCGCAAGCCATTAATTATTTCGTGGCACAAAAGTATGTTGATGCTTTGGGGCAAATCGCCAGCGCCAACAACAGCAAAGTGGTGCTGATGCCACTGGAGGCTTCCAGTGTGATTGGGGCGATTGGTGGTATCAGTGAATTGATCAAAGCGGCAAAGCAAAACTGA
- a CDS encoding NfeD family protein, giving the protein MNFMIGLEFWHWLALGILLLMLEMLGINGFLLGIAVASLTVGGLLFLNPEMLWYWQWLGFAVLSVVFTLVYWKRFRRFNHRTDQPQLNARTALLVGRKVPLLTPVINGSGKVQIGDALWMVRCTDDLPQGATVEILAVEDMTLVVRPVAAAGE; this is encoded by the coding sequence ATGAATTTTATGATCGGCCTGGAGTTCTGGCATTGGCTGGCACTCGGTATATTACTTCTCATGCTGGAGATGCTGGGCATCAACGGTTTTTTGCTGGGCATTGCGGTGGCCAGTCTGACGGTTGGCGGTCTGCTGTTTTTAAACCCGGAAATGCTGTGGTATTGGCAGTGGTTGGGGTTTGCGGTGCTTTCGGTTGTCTTTACGCTGGTGTACTGGAAACGGTTTCGCCGTTTTAACCACCGTACCGATCAGCCCCAATTGAATGCCCGTACAGCGTTGCTGGTGGGGCGCAAGGTGCCTTTGTTAACGCCGGTCATCAATGGCTCCGGTAAAGTTCAAATCGGTGATGCCTTGTGGATGGTGCGCTGCACCGATGATCTTCCGCAGGGCGCAACAGTTGAAATTCTGGCCGTCGAAGATATGACGTTGGTGGTCAGGCCGGTAGCGGCTGCTGGTGAGTAA
- a CDS encoding patatin-like phospholipase family protein, which produces MKKRALVLSGGGARAAYQVGVLQALAELLPADINNPFPIICGTSAGAINAVALASHPGTFREAVTGLASLWKTLTPGHIFHDGWGDLSKGISLLAMSLLNEGVGGKKPLSLLDNAPLWQLLGDTIHLENIETAIKNNRLLAVSVSAMGYSSGKSISFFEGVPELQGWNRYRRAGVPTRLRLEHLIASSAIPTIFPSVRIDQDYYGDGALRQLAPISPALHLGAESVFVIGVSGNRSNRNWIKKKPARHSPSMGQIVGHLFNSAFIDAMEGDLEHMERLNELLDLIPPERREEAGLILRPVENRVISPSRSVDSVAGRCIRYLPGSLRFFMRAIGATAKSGGATAASYLLFVNEFISELMAMGYQDTMWEAEDLKDYFADIIESADAARQKK; this is translated from the coding sequence GTGAAAAAACGGGCGCTTGTACTTTCCGGTGGCGGTGCTCGGGCCGCGTATCAAGTGGGTGTGTTGCAAGCGCTGGCGGAGTTGTTGCCAGCGGATATCAATAACCCGTTTCCCATCATTTGCGGTACGTCGGCGGGCGCCATCAATGCGGTGGCTCTGGCATCGCACCCGGGTACTTTTCGTGAAGCGGTTACCGGTTTGGCGTCTCTCTGGAAAACCCTCACCCCCGGCCATATTTTTCATGATGGCTGGGGGGATTTAAGTAAAGGCATCAGCCTGCTGGCGATGTCGCTACTCAACGAAGGGGTGGGGGGCAAGAAGCCGTTATCCCTGCTCGATAACGCCCCTCTGTGGCAGTTACTGGGCGATACCATCCATCTGGAAAATATTGAAACCGCCATCAAAAATAACCGCCTGCTGGCGGTGTCGGTTTCCGCCATGGGTTACAGCTCTGGTAAATCCATCAGTTTTTTTGAGGGCGTCCCCGAGTTGCAAGGTTGGAACCGATATCGCCGCGCCGGCGTGCCTACCCGGTTGCGGCTGGAGCATTTAATTGCTTCATCGGCAATTCCCACTATTTTTCCCTCGGTGCGTATTGATCAGGATTATTACGGTGATGGCGCTTTGCGCCAGCTGGCACCCATCAGCCCGGCATTGCATCTGGGCGCCGAATCGGTATTTGTGATTGGGGTCAGCGGGAATCGTAGCAACCGCAACTGGATCAAGAAAAAGCCGGCTCGCCACTCGCCGTCAATGGGGCAAATAGTGGGTCATTTATTTAACAGCGCGTTTATTGATGCGATGGAAGGCGATCTTGAACACATGGAGCGTCTTAACGAGCTGCTTGATTTGATTCCGCCAGAGCGCCGCGAAGAGGCCGGCCTTATTTTGCGGCCGGTAGAAAACCGGGTGATTTCACCCTCACGCTCAGTAGATTCGGTTGCCGGGCGTTGCATTCGTTACCTGCCAGGCAGCCTGCGTTTTTTTATGCGAGCCATTGGTGCTACCGCCAAAAGCGGGGGCGCGACAGCGGCGAGTTATTTGTTATTCGTTAATGAATTTATCAGTGAGCTGATGGCCATGGGGTATCAGGACACCATGTGGGAAGCGGAAGATCTCAAGGATTATTTTGCCGATATCATCGAGTCGGCAGACGCGGCAAGGCAGAAGAAATAA
- a CDS encoding DUF934 domain-containing protein, whose protein sequence is MPKLIKDGVITPNEWTLLEKPEGDAASQEVPAGKVIVPLTVWQAQKETLQQRNDIGVWLDSGELASELGDDAKSLPLVAVHFPLFMDGRGFSTARLLRERFGFTGELRAIGYFLRDQLCYLRRCGVNAFEFTHNEISLEDALESLNDFTEYYQASVDQPLPLFRRRH, encoded by the coding sequence ATGCCAAAGCTCATTAAGGACGGGGTAATCACCCCGAATGAATGGACGCTACTGGAAAAACCCGAAGGGGATGCCGCCAGCCAGGAAGTTCCGGCTGGCAAGGTGATTGTGCCGCTGACCGTCTGGCAAGCGCAAAAAGAAACCCTGCAACAACGCAACGATATCGGCGTGTGGCTGGATAGCGGCGAGCTGGCATCAGAGCTGGGCGACGACGCCAAAAGCCTGCCGCTGGTTGCCGTGCACTTCCCGCTGTTTATGGACGGCCGCGGTTTTTCTACCGCGCGCCTGCTGCGTGAACGCTTTGGCTTTACCGGTGAGCTGCGTGCTATCGGCTACTTCCTGCGCGACCAACTTTGCTACCTGAGACGCTGTGGCGTTAATGCCTTTGAGTTTACCCATAACGAAATCAGCCTTGAAGATGCTCTCGAATCGCTGAACGATTTTACCGAGTATTACCAGGCGTCAGTCGATCAGCCATTGCCGCTTTTCCGCCGCCGTCATTGA
- a CDS encoding nitrite/sulfite reductase translates to MYIYDEYDHNILRERIAQFRAQTGRFLDGDLKPEEFLPLRLQNGLYVQRLAPMLRINVPYGMINSTQLRRLAHIARHYDKGYCHVTTRQNIQFNWPDLTEVPDILAELAEVQMHGTQSSGNCIRNTTSDPFAGVAEDEQVDPRPYCEIIRQWSSFHPEFAFLPRKFKIAVTGSASDRAAVHVHDIGLEVLKNEAGETGFRVYVGGGLGRTPVIGSLIREFLPEEHLLSYLEAILRIYNQSGRRDNKYKARIKILVKAVTAEVFAAQVEQEWNHLKDGYTRLTREEIERARSFFTSPDYQTLDGKAAQADVDDQALQNVGFAKWLRRNVRGHRIPGYAAVTLSLKPTGVAPGDITDTQLERIADLADEFSFGEARTTHEQNIVLADVRKSDLFALWQKADTFGFATANIGTLTDIICCPGGDFCSLANAKSIPIAEAIQRQFDDLDYVYDLGDLNLNISGCMNACGHHHVGHIGILGVDKKGEEFYQVQLGGSSSNDTSLGDVLGPSFSAADMPVVIQKLIDVFISNRTDEELFIDTYRRIGAAPFKERVYAKAH, encoded by the coding sequence ATGTACATTTACGACGAATACGATCACAACATTTTGCGCGAACGTATCGCCCAGTTCCGTGCGCAAACCGGACGGTTCCTGGACGGCGACCTCAAGCCCGAGGAGTTCCTGCCCCTGCGTTTGCAAAACGGTCTGTACGTGCAACGTTTGGCGCCCATGCTGCGCATTAACGTGCCTTACGGCATGATTAACAGCACCCAGCTGAGACGCCTGGCTCACATCGCCCGTCACTATGACAAAGGCTACTGTCACGTCACCACGCGTCAGAACATCCAGTTTAACTGGCCGGATCTGACCGAAGTGCCGGACATCCTGGCAGAACTGGCCGAAGTGCAAATGCACGGCACCCAGTCCAGCGGCAACTGTATCCGCAACACTACCTCCGATCCGTTCGCAGGCGTTGCCGAAGACGAGCAGGTTGACCCGCGCCCTTACTGTGAAATTATTCGTCAGTGGTCCAGCTTCCACCCTGAATTCGCCTTCCTGCCGCGCAAATTCAAAATTGCGGTAACCGGCTCTGCCTCTGACCGCGCTGCGGTTCATGTACACGATATCGGCCTCGAAGTGCTGAAGAACGAAGCCGGCGAAACCGGTTTCCGTGTCTATGTTGGTGGCGGCCTTGGCCGTACACCGGTGATTGGCAGCCTGATCCGTGAATTCCTGCCGGAAGAGCATTTACTGTCGTATCTCGAAGCCATTCTGCGTATTTACAACCAGTCCGGCCGTCGCGATAACAAATACAAAGCCCGTATTAAAATCCTGGTCAAAGCGGTAACCGCTGAAGTGTTTGCCGCTCAGGTAGAACAAGAGTGGAATCACCTGAAAGATGGTTACACCCGCCTGACCCGGGAAGAAATCGAGCGCGCTCGCAGCTTCTTTACCTCACCGGATTATCAGACCCTGGACGGCAAAGCGGCCCAGGCCGATGTTGATGATCAGGCACTGCAAAATGTCGGTTTCGCCAAATGGCTGCGCCGTAACGTACGCGGTCACCGTATCCCCGGTTACGCCGCCGTTACCCTGTCATTGAAGCCAACCGGTGTAGCACCGGGCGACATTACCGACACCCAATTGGAACGCATCGCCGACCTGGCGGATGAATTCAGCTTTGGTGAAGCCCGCACTACCCACGAGCAGAATATTGTTCTGGCCGATGTGCGCAAAAGTGATCTGTTCGCCTTGTGGCAAAAAGCGGATACCTTTGGTTTCGCCACTGCCAATATCGGCACCCTGACCGACATTATTTGCTGCCCTGGCGGTGATTTCTGTTCGCTGGCCAACGCCAAGTCAATTCCTATTGCCGAAGCCATCCAGCGCCAGTTTGATGACCTCGATTATGTGTATGACCTGGGTGACCTGAACCTGAATATCTCCGGCTGTATGAATGCCTGCGGTCACCACCATGTGGGCCACATCGGTATTCTCGGCGTTGATAAAAAGGGTGAAGAGTTTTACCAGGTACAGCTGGGCGGCAGCTCAAGCAACGACACGTCATTGGGTGACGTGCTTGGTCCATCTTTCAGCGCTGCCGATATGCCGGTGGTGATTCAAAAACTGATTGATGTGTTTATCAGCAACCGCACCGACGAAGAATTGTTTATTGATACTTACCGCCGTATCGGCGCAGCCCCATTCAAGGAGCGCGTGTATGCCAAAGCTCATTAA
- a CDS encoding DUF2970 domain-containing protein encodes MNDNKDPTEKPGFWQILGSTLAAALGVQSQRNRERDFSGGNIYVYLFAGLVFTLAFIIIMVVIVKTILHLNDV; translated from the coding sequence ATGAATGACAACAAGGACCCCACAGAAAAACCGGGCTTTTGGCAGATTCTTGGCAGCACGTTGGCCGCCGCTCTCGGCGTACAAAGTCAGCGCAATCGGGAAAGGGATTTTAGCGGAGGCAATATCTACGTGTATTTATTTGCCGGGCTGGTATTCACCCTGGCCTTTATCATCATCATGGTAGTGATTGTGAAAACCATTCTGCACCTGAACGATGTTTGA
- a CDS encoding RluA family pseudouridine synthase: MKAPLAPATAAPAADELAVLPVCHEAIRILQQEATFLLIDKPAGLLSVPGRNPQNRDSVAVRLQQAFAGASIVHRLDFDTSGVMVIPLTKAALSSISKAFQQRVVEKHYTAVVAGLLQQDSGEINLPIASDAENRPKYKICQQTGKPSLTHYHVLARDEKAQTTRVLLKPVTGRSHQLRLHLWAIGHPILGCSFYHNDWSAEAADRLLLHATELKFPHPISGETLRGWAPPAF; the protein is encoded by the coding sequence ATGAAAGCTCCCCTTGCCCCGGCTACTGCTGCCCCTGCCGCTGATGAGTTGGCTGTTTTGCCGGTTTGCCATGAAGCGATTCGTATCCTGCAGCAGGAGGCGACGTTTTTATTGATTGATAAACCGGCCGGCTTGCTCAGTGTGCCGGGGCGCAACCCGCAGAATCGGGATTCTGTTGCGGTGCGCTTGCAGCAGGCGTTCGCGGGTGCCAGCATCGTGCACCGGCTGGATTTTGATACCTCCGGCGTGATGGTAATTCCGCTCACCAAAGCGGCGCTGTCATCCATCAGTAAGGCATTTCAGCAGCGGGTGGTGGAAAAGCATTACACCGCCGTGGTGGCGGGTTTGTTGCAGCAAGACAGTGGCGAGATCAACTTGCCGATTGCATCGGATGCGGAAAACCGCCCGAAATACAAAATTTGCCAGCAGACTGGCAAACCTTCCTTAACGCACTACCACGTATTGGCTCGGGATGAAAAAGCGCAAACAACCCGTGTGCTGCTAAAGCCGGTAACCGGCCGTTCGCATCAGTTGCGGTTGCACCTGTGGGCAATAGGCCACCCGATTCTCGGTTGTTCTTTTTATCACAATGACTGGTCAGCAGAGGCTGCCGACCGCTTGCTCTTGCACGCCACCGAGCTAAAATTCCCACATCCGATTAGCGGCGAAACCCTGCGTGGCTGGGCGCCGCCAGCCTTTTAA
- a CDS encoding response regulator transcription factor → MKILLAEDQSMVRGALAALLSLEAGFDVVQACDGDHALRLLKTETFDLLLTDIEMPGRSGIELASWIQQQQLPVRTILITTFGRAGYIRRAVDAGVSGFLLKDDPSEQLIHAIHAVMAGKRIINTDLALTALGESDPLNDKERRALRLAAEGKSTADIATLLCLSEGTVRNYLSESISKLNATNRVDAARIARHKGWL, encoded by the coding sequence ATGAAAATTTTGTTAGCCGAAGACCAATCCATGGTGCGCGGCGCACTGGCGGCCTTGCTATCTCTGGAGGCCGGTTTCGATGTCGTTCAGGCGTGCGACGGCGACCATGCCTTGCGGCTGCTAAAAACCGAAACTTTTGATTTACTCCTCACCGATATCGAGATGCCCGGTCGCAGCGGCATTGAACTGGCCAGCTGGATTCAGCAACAACAGCTGCCGGTACGCACTATTCTGATTACGACCTTTGGCCGTGCCGGCTATATCCGACGCGCCGTTGATGCCGGTGTCAGCGGTTTTTTGCTCAAGGATGACCCGTCCGAACAATTGATTCATGCAATTCATGCCGTTATGGCGGGTAAACGTATTATCAACACCGACCTGGCGCTGACGGCGCTGGGTGAAAGTGACCCGCTCAACGATAAAGAGCGGCGGGCATTACGTCTGGCTGCAGAGGGCAAATCCACCGCCGATATCGCCACGCTGCTGTGCCTGTCAGAGGGCACGGTAAGAAATTATTTATCGGAATCTATCAGCAAGCTGAACGCCACCAACCGGGTCGATGCCGCCCGCATCGCGCGGCATAAAGGCTGGCTGTAA
- a CDS encoding sensor histidine kinase — protein sequence MTTSTGLPATQELHGPLFLERTWLWLIFSIYYFVPFFYSPLSWSFQGVLILAYGIFVLLFLLAAGHCMQPRGLAFKVAVIGLILLGFIVTPISAGSSSTFFTYAGFLLGFVLPLRRLIPTIGSLLLLVTLFYFYLGNHASYFFIPIIAGTITIGTWGYLEQMRMKAHRQELKSNEEMKSLATIAERERIARDLHDLLGHTLSSIAVTAELAEKLLKHHREAEALEHIKALHKVAREGLGLVRQTVSGYKHRGLQGEVLRLCDTLRTRGFMVMVEGRIPDLDARSETIAILTLTELTTNVLRHSQGTHCTLSFSSADEQTEIVFSDNGKIKELQPGNGLRGIQERLQSIGAQLVIDTAQHTCFRFILPAVALAMHQEEAEFS from the coding sequence ATGACGACCAGCACCGGACTACCCGCAACACAAGAACTGCATGGCCCGCTTTTTCTGGAGCGCACCTGGCTGTGGCTGATTTTCAGTATTTATTATTTTGTTCCCTTTTTTTACTCGCCGCTGTCCTGGTCGTTTCAGGGCGTTTTGATACTGGCCTACGGTATTTTTGTGCTGCTGTTTCTGCTGGCAGCCGGGCATTGCATGCAACCCCGGGGGCTGGCTTTCAAAGTTGCGGTTATCGGGTTGATCCTGCTGGGCTTTATCGTCACGCCCATATCGGCTGGCAGCAGCAGTACGTTCTTTACCTACGCCGGCTTTCTGTTGGGGTTTGTGCTGCCACTGCGACGCCTCATTCCTACCATAGGGTCGCTTCTGCTGCTGGTAACGCTCTTCTATTTCTACCTGGGCAATCATGCCAGTTATTTTTTTATACCGATTATAGCCGGCACTATTACCATCGGAACCTGGGGCTATCTGGAACAAATGCGCATGAAAGCGCATCGGCAGGAACTGAAAAGCAACGAGGAAATGAAAAGCCTTGCCACCATTGCCGAGCGTGAACGTATTGCCAGAGACTTGCACGACTTGCTGGGCCACACCCTGTCCAGCATTGCCGTTACTGCAGAGCTGGCGGAAAAACTGCTAAAACACCATCGCGAAGCCGAGGCACTTGAACACATCAAGGCGCTGCACAAAGTGGCGAGAGAGGGGTTGGGGCTGGTACGACAAACCGTTTCCGGCTACAAGCACCGCGGCCTGCAAGGAGAAGTTCTGCGCCTGTGTGACACCTTGCGCACCCGCGGCTTTATGGTGATGGTGGAAGGCCGCATTCCCGATCTGGACGCCCGCTCGGAAACTATCGCCATTCTCACCCTCACCGAACTCACCACCAACGTATTGCGCCACAGCCAGGGCACCCACTGCACACTGTCTTTCTCCAGCGCCGACGAACAGACAGAAATTGTGTTTAGCGATAATGGCAAGATCAAAGAGCTGCAGCCCGGTAACGGTTTGCGCGGCATTCAGGAGCGCCTGCAAAGCATTGGCGCACAACTGGTCATCGATACCGCCCAACACACCTGCTTTCGCTTTATCCTGCCCGCAGTGGCACTGGCCATGCACCAGGAAGAAGCGGAGTTTTCATGA
- a CDS encoding TIGR00645 family protein, translating into MEKLIERLIYRSRWLLAPIYLGLSLAIIALTIKFFQEVFHLLTHIWILKEADMILVVLSMIDLAMVGGLLIMVMMSGYENFVSRLDVGEGEEKLGWLGTMDSSSLKAKIAASIVAISSIHLLKIFMDVQNINNDKLMWYVLMHLTFVLSAFLMGYLDTKVKDKN; encoded by the coding sequence ATGGAAAAACTTATCGAAAGATTGATCTACCGTTCACGCTGGTTGCTGGCACCTATTTATCTCGGCCTGAGCCTCGCGATTATTGCTTTGACTATCAAGTTTTTTCAGGAAGTCTTTCATCTGCTAACCCATATCTGGATTCTGAAAGAAGCCGATATGATTCTGGTGGTGTTATCAATGATTGACCTCGCCATGGTGGGCGGTTTGTTGATCATGGTGATGATGAGTGGCTACGAAAATTTTGTATCGCGTCTGGATGTGGGCGAGGGCGAAGAAAAGCTGGGTTGGTTGGGCACCATGGATTCGTCGTCCCTGAAAGCCAAAATTGCAGCTAGTATTGTGGCCATTTCTTCGATCCATTTGCTGAAGATTTTTATGGATGTGCAAAACATCAACAACGACAAATTGATGTGGTATGTGCTGATGCACCTTACCTTCGTGTTGTCGGCGTTTTTGATGGGATATCTGGATACCAAGGTGAAAGATAAAAATTGA
- a CDS encoding DUF3300 domain-containing protein codes for MKPVIALVLLFMLTACTSSPHADTRVYSTPSNDARLDQMLAPIALYPDTVLSHILIASTYPLEIVQAHRWSRDNNHLEGEAAVKAVENEDWEPSVKALVAFPQVLERMSDDLAWTQQLGDAFLDDEARVMDSIQNLRNKAWASGNLDQLPHVQVQREQEVIVIEPAVERVVYVPVYDTRVVYGNWWWPDYPPVYWHHPHYNYSSGFYWGSAIHVGSGFYFSSFHWPRRQVVYVDYHGYHHQRPHFYSGRSISHYHGAKHWRHNPNHRRGVGYRHEHTQRQFNSNRPTTHERYQQRTDRGNFSTAQRAQNAANRPSATADRRQELRNAERIEQRLQQRNRERGTNYQRPEGYQRPQAAPGEQRREPRQTGTPQPSVQQPERIRQNNNQTRHFSSGNQESRQTPPRVQREPTVRQPQPATETRAPQRPNIQREATSNSGLRQRAEQPQRIHSQRESRIHRPAAENRGNRQEQR; via the coding sequence ATGAAACCAGTGATTGCGCTTGTGTTACTTTTTATGCTGACCGCCTGCACGTCCAGCCCTCATGCGGATACGCGGGTGTACTCAACGCCGTCCAACGATGCCCGGCTGGATCAGATGCTGGCGCCTATCGCACTCTACCCGGATACCGTGCTGTCCCACATTCTGATTGCATCGACCTACCCGCTGGAGATTGTTCAGGCGCATCGCTGGAGCCGGGATAACAATCACCTTGAGGGCGAAGCTGCCGTTAAAGCGGTAGAAAACGAAGATTGGGAGCCAAGCGTCAAGGCGCTGGTGGCGTTTCCGCAAGTTTTGGAGCGGATGAGCGATGACCTTGCCTGGACCCAGCAGCTGGGCGATGCCTTTCTGGATGATGAAGCCCGGGTGATGGACAGCATTCAAAACCTGCGTAACAAAGCCTGGGCATCCGGCAATCTTGATCAGTTGCCCCATGTACAAGTGCAGCGCGAGCAGGAAGTGATTGTTATTGAACCCGCCGTAGAACGGGTCGTTTACGTACCGGTTTACGATACCAGGGTGGTTTACGGCAATTGGTGGTGGCCGGATTATCCACCGGTTTACTGGCATCACCCCCACTATAACTATTCCAGCGGCTTTTACTGGGGCTCGGCCATTCATGTTGGTTCGGGCTTTTACTTCAGCAGCTTCCACTGGCCGCGCCGTCAGGTAGTTTATGTGGATTACCATGGCTACCATCACCAGCGGCCACACTTTTACTCCGGCCGCAGCATTAGCCACTATCATGGTGCGAAGCACTGGCGGCATAACCCGAACCACCGTCGCGGCGTAGGCTATCGCCATGAACATACCCAGCGGCAATTCAACAGCAACCGGCCAACCACCCACGAGCGCTATCAGCAGCGCACTGACCGTGGCAATTTTTCTACCGCACAGCGTGCGCAAAACGCCGCTAACCGGCCGTCAGCAACCGCTGACCGCAGACAGGAACTGCGCAATGCCGAACGGATAGAGCAACGTTTGCAACAGCGTAACCGGGAGCGTGGAACCAACTACCAACGCCCGGAAGGCTACCAGCGCCCGCAGGCAGCACCCGGGGAGCAGCGCCGCGAACCCCGCCAGACAGGAACACCACAACCATCTGTGCAGCAGCCGGAGCGCATTCGTCAGAACAACAATCAAACCCGGCATTTTTCGTCGGGCAACCAGGAGTCGCGCCAAACCCCGCCCAGGGTGCAACGTGAACCCACGGTGCGCCAACCGCAGCCAGCGACCGAAACCCGTGCACCGCAACGACCCAATATTCAACGGGAGGCCACCTCCAATAGCGGTTTAAGGCAACGCGCCGAGCAGCCCCAGCGCATTCATAGCCAACGCGAGTCGCGCATCCACCGGCCAGCAGCTGAGAACCGCGGCAACCGCCAGGAACAACGCTGA
- the minC gene encoding septum site-determining protein MinC, with translation MVDVSFQLKGSAISVVILALQTYDPDRLIDELKEKIDQAPQFFVNSPVLISFEKLDNPAACTRLLESCEPLLQQVRSLTLQPIGFTAVPDALLASVQATGLAILSRPGERALKMPAAEAPAPKVQVETVIEERLIQRTSKVITRPVRSGQQIYAEGADLIVLAQVSEGAEVLADGHIHVYGALRGRALAGVRGDQSARIFCQNMEAELVSIAGNFLLRDSFSADVLKKPVQISLDGESVIVEKLAG, from the coding sequence ATGGTGGATGTCAGTTTTCAGCTCAAAGGCAGTGCAATTTCAGTGGTTATTCTGGCCTTGCAAACGTATGACCCCGACCGGTTAATCGACGAGCTGAAAGAAAAAATTGATCAGGCGCCGCAATTTTTTGTGAACTCGCCAGTATTGATCAGTTTTGAAAAACTTGATAATCCGGCTGCTTGCACCAGACTGTTGGAGTCTTGCGAGCCGCTGCTGCAACAGGTTCGCTCACTGACGTTGCAGCCGATCGGTTTTACCGCCGTACCGGATGCGCTGCTCGCCTCGGTACAAGCGACCGGATTGGCGATTTTATCGCGCCCCGGTGAGCGGGCTTTAAAAATGCCGGCCGCCGAAGCGCCAGCACCCAAAGTGCAGGTTGAAACCGTTATTGAAGAGCGATTGATCCAGCGTACCAGCAAGGTGATTACGCGCCCGGTCAGATCCGGTCAGCAAATATATGCAGAAGGGGCTGATTTGATTGTGCTGGCGCAGGTTAGCGAAGGCGCTGAAGTGCTGGCTGATGGCCATATCCATGTTTATGGCGCTTTGCGCGGAAGAGCACTGGCCGGTGTGAGAGGCGATCAAAGCGCTCGCATTTTTTGCCAGAACATGGAAGCCGAACTGGTTTCCATTGCAGGAAATTTTTTACTGCGGGATTCATTTTCGGCAGATGTATTAAAAAAACCGGTACAAATTTCCCTGGACGGCGAAAGCGTCATTGTCGAAAAACTGGCCGGTTGA